The Hujiaoplasma nucleasis DNA window AAGTTTTTATACGTTTCAAATATTTCTCTAGAAAATTGAGTATCCTTCATTTGAAAATCGATATATGCTATATCGTGTATTAATATAACTGGATAACCTAATTCATCTACCTCATTTAAGACTTTGATAACTTCTATCCAATCTTCTTTATCCATACATAATCCTGTAGGATTATTAGCTGGATCGTTAATTAAAGTTGATAGTCTTCCTTGTTCTTTAGCAAGTTTTAAAGCAGCTTCTCTAAAGGCTTTAATATTAAAACGACTGTTTTCATCATACATTGGATATGTCTCTAATTCAACATTTGCTTCTAAAGCAAAGTTCTTATATGGACTCCAATAATAATTTGGTAATAAAATCTTTTGGCCAAAGTCATTAAAATTAAAGAAAGTATTAGATATTGCACCACTACCACCAGTAGTAGGAATAATGCTGTATTTAAAATCATTTCTAATCATATCAGCATTTTTATCAAATACCCAGTTTAATACGCCTTCAGTAAAGGTTTTTTTACCTCTTACTGGCGCATAATTATATGTTTCTTCATCACTTAACATTTTTAAAACATCATCAACAACTTGATATTTAAAAACATCACCGTTTTCATGATGCAACATTCCTACAGTAGCATCAATTACATCATCGTATACTTTTTTTTGAGCTTTAGCTTCTTGTGAAATTTGTAAAATGTTTGATTCTAATCTTTTGTATTCGGCATGGCTTCCTACAATTCTCTTACTCATTTTTACACCCTTTTCTTGTTATATTTTTTAAAATAAAAGTTTTTTTTACTTTTATGATACCGCTAACATATAAATTATAACATATATATTTTTTATTAAAACACTTAAATTAAAAGAAATAAAAAAATGAAAAACAAGTTTTTCAACTAAAGAGGCGAAAGCCTCTTTTTTGAATGTTAATAGTTTGATAAAATTATTGTATGAATGTTTATGAATATGCAAAACAAGATGCTTATAAGATGCAGCTGCTAAAGCTGGATAAACATGTTTATGAAAACACCATTCATAAGATAGGCAATGCGCCTTTTGCTTGAGAACTAAGACATAAATACACCATTAAAGATATTTTTGTAAGATATTGGCATAAATTTCTTGAAATGTATGCACATATTGACATTAGAGATTCTATCATTAATAATGTTAATCGGATGATTGCTTGTAAAGATTTTTCTTATGGCTATGTCTTTTATGAATGTCCTAATTGTGATCATTACCATATATCTGGTTTATCTTGTCATTCAAGGTTTTGTGCTTCTTGTGGTAAGATATATAGAGAAAGACGTGCCAATGAAATTGCTAAAAAATGTTTGAATGTACCACACAGACAGTTTGTCTTCTCTATCGCTGAAGAATTAAGAATATATTTGAGACTTTATAGGGATCTTTATCATGAACTATTCAAAGCGGTAGATGATGTTTTTGTTTATCTTATTCAGGGTAAATCCAAAATAGCTAAAAATGATGATAGAGAATTAGGTTATATATCTTTCTTACACACTTTTGGTAGAGATTTAAAATTTAATCCTCATATACATGTCTTAATGGCTGAAAGAATCATTGATAATGATTTAAAGTTTAAAAAGTATGATTACTTTAATTTTGAGTCATTGAGAAAAGCTTTTATGAATCAGTTATTAAAAAGAATTTATCATTATTTAAAAGAGAATACTTCAAAATATGAATTAGTGAAATTCTCTAGATTAAGAAATTATCTTTATAAACAACTCAAAGATGGTTTTTATACTTACGGTCCTAAACTTAAGAATAACACAAAGGTTTCTATTAAAAATATCACTAGATATATTGCTAGATATGCTAGACATCCAGCCATGAGTGAATCAAGAATTATTAATGTTAATTATGACAATCATACCATCACCTATTATTATGATCCTCATGAAGATGACGGTTTAGAGAAAAATCAAAAACAGGGTAGACAATATGTGACTGAAAGTGTTTTTAAGTTCATCAAAAAATTAATTATCCTATTTCCCAGACAATTATTTTGGAGGTGGCTAGTATGCAAAAACATTTTTCTACAAAAAAGCGTTATCTAACAGATGACGAAAAAAGAAAAAGAGCGATTGAGTTTAATGAATTTTGTTTAGATATTGAAAAGGTAGATGTTGAAGAATTTGTAAAAAGTGACATCTTTGATGAAACCATTGAACTAAAATGTTTAGATTGTGGTTTTCAAGAAGAAATTGATTATGATATTGTAAGTGAATGTTGGGATACTTTTATGAGTGATTACCCTGTTTCATACTGCCTTAAATGTAATACAAGTGATGTAGTGCCTTTGGATGTTTATAACCGCTTAAAGAAATAAGTCTTTCATCCTCATATACTTAGCCTACTCTGTAGGCTTTTTCTATTTATATCACTACTTTATTTTTTAAATACAATTTCCTATTAAAAAATAAAAAAGACCGATATTTAGCCATCGGTCTTCTGTAATATTTAAAACCAAAAACTTATTCATGTCTTATGGAATTAAATAAATGTGATTCCAAAAAGTTTTACACCATAGTAAAAGGTAAGGGTTGTTAAGCCCGAAAAAATAATAACCAAAGCATTTGATTGACCCAAAGACAGATCAAGAACAACTGTCATAAGAATCAACCCTATCCATAAAAAACATGAGATAGAAAACAATATGCGTTCAATCTTTTGCTTTTCTTTACTGGACTTAACTTTTAAACAGATTAAAATAATTCCAGTTACGATAAACAAAGATATCCATATGATATTTTCACTCAGTAACTTAAATATATTTTTGATTTCCCCATAGTCATACAAAGGCCCAAAAAAGTTTTCATATATAAATATAAAGATATATAACATTAGTAATAGTTCTAATAACCATGCAACAGTGTTTTTTTTCATTAAATGAACCTTCCCTATCACGTCATCGTTCAACAATGCTAATATAAACATATATTCTAAATCCTAAAAATCATTTCGTTAAGAGGATTTATATGAAAAAACTTAACCATTTTGTTGTATCCCATTTTCATTGATAATAAAACAACCAAAAAGTTTCCTAGATACAATTATTTGGTTGGCTTCATCATAAGACAGAAACGTTTTTGCATTCCTCAGTGAAACAGAATATATGACTGGGTCCATTTCATTCACATGCGATAACGCATTCTTAACTGAATAATATTGTTTTAATAAACCGCTTTGATTGATAATATAAAAAACAGGCATAAAATGTCTCCTTTCCGATAACTATTAAGGCTATTCCTAATAAAACACGAAAAAGAGTGCTTAGATATCATATAGAAATATTGATACGTTAATATAACACAGTTTTAGTTTTTAATAACTATTTATCGCTGAAGTATAAAAGTCAGTTAATTGATGTAGGAGTAAGAAATGATAGATATAACTGATATCTTGGGTGTGGCTATGAAACTATCCAAGTACGGCCATATAGAAAGGGTTACAAAGGATTCTTATATCCCTTATACGATTTACTATGTTTGTGAGAATAAATCAAAAACAGGCAGATAAGGTTGAATAATAAACTATGATTACATACTTATAAAGATTAAATGATTCATTATATAATACCAATAGACAAATAATTAATTAAATTTTTATTAACTAAAATTCAAATAGATTTTGTAAACTCTAGTACTGTCAAGAATTTTGTGAACTATCATCAAAACTATAGTTATCATTAATTTCATCTTAAATAGATTGGTATTTTCAATAATATTGAAAATATATTATTATTTGAGCATTATTTTAGATATAGGCCAAACATCATGCTGGTTATTGGCTATTACTGTATACGATGTATTGTCTTCTAAATTATAACCACTCTCAAATGATACACCGATGTCTTCTCCTATCATTATAGGAATGAATAAATCTTTATATGGTTTTAGCCATTGGCCATAACCATAGTAAAGTTCATTTGCTTTAGCATGTGGTTTAATCATTTGATTAAATGTTTCTTTTTTAATGATAACTCCATTGATTAAAGCATTCCAAAAGTTATGGATATCATTGACTGTAGTAAACATACCACCATCTCCACCACCAATAATTGGTAGGGAAAATATATTGGTTCTATTGTTTTTATCTTTTTCTATGTATCCTAAAGCTGTGTTATGCGGTAAATCATCCATTCTAAAAAAGCCTGAGTGTTTCATTTTGGCTTTTTTTAATATTTTTTCTCCTATATACTTATGATAGTTACCTGTTAGTTCTTCGATAATCATGGATAAGAAGATATAAGCACTGTTATTATAATTGAACTTTTCACCTGGTTTAAACTTCATGGATGTATGAGGCATTATTTTTAAATAGTCTGTTGGTTTTAATAGTTCATACGTTGGTATATCGATATGAATCGTATCTACTTCTTCATCTAAGTAATCAGGTATACCTGATGTATGGGTTAAAAGATGTTTGATAGTGATTGATGAATCATAAGTATCAAAGATTTCAGGTATATACTTAAAGGCTTGGTCATCAAGATTAAGTTTACCTTCTTCAGCAAGCTTCAATATTCCTAAGGCAGTGAAGGTTTTTGTGCCTGAAGCAATACCAAATAAAGTATCCATATTATTCTTTAGTTTATTGACCCTATCCCTATAACCCATGGCTTGTTGGAGTATTGTTTTATTGTTCTCTTTGATTGATATAACACCAGAAAAGTTATTTTCTTTCATTGAGTTAATGATTTCATCTTTGTTTATCTTCATTATTTTCTTCCTTGTTATTGACCAATGACTATGGTTTGATCAGTCAAATAGATAATTAATTCATCCTGATGCTTTTCAAAAGATAAGTAGTTGTATAATTTAGCGTCTTCTATTTCTATCACTTTATCAGGACTTGTTTGTCCTAATTTATAAACCATTAAATAAAGTGATGTTTCATCTGTTCCTATTACATATATCTTATCATTAAGTATGATTGTCCTTGATAAAAATGAATGTGTCTCACCATCTATTATGGCTTGCAACTTATATTCTTCAACTTCATCACCAAACAAAGCATAATAATTAGAATGTTCATCATCAGAATTATTTAACTCATGTTTTTGATAAGTCATTAACAATTGATCTTCATGAATTGTTGAGTCAGAGTAATCATAATAATACATTGCTTCTGTATCATAATCATTTTCTATAAAACTTAACTCTTGACTATCTAAGTCATAAACATATAAACGTGTTGCCCTGTATCCTAATAAAAAGACTTTATTGTTTTTAACATCAAGAAACTTAACAGTTTCTTCAAATTCAATGTATATGGGTTCTTCATTATCATTAAGCTTGCTGATTTCAAACAACATCTTATCTTGATGGTTTATAGACAAAATCCAATACTTTGTAACTAAGTAATCATTTTCTATAAACGCACTCATAGGTAGATAAGCTTCATCAATATCTGCTGGTCTTTCAATCACTTGTGTATTAGAAAATTCATCATCTTCATATATAAATGGTTGATTATCATGTCTTAAATAATCGGGTTTTCCCATGAGTACCTGATCTTCATATGCAAATAAACCACCATCATAATTTTTATATAAAGATGTTGAATCATTTATATCACTAAATGATAGTAAAGTGCTTTTAAATTCATATGTATTTAAATCATACAAATCAAGATAGACATGTTCTTCAAATGAATCATATGACCATTCGCTTGTCTCAACCAATATATGATCTCCTGATACTAGGAACATTTGTTCATTGAAGCTTCTTTGGCTTTCTTGTGTAATGGTGATTTCTTCATAGAAATCATCATCACTCAAATCATATATATCAATGGATAATCCTTGGTCATTATCAAGAACAGCTGGCAGATAAAGTTTATGATCATAAATAGAAAATATGGTTTCAGGAGATAACCATATCCTATCTTCAGGCATGATTTCTCTATAATCCTCTAACTCATTACCTTCATAGATTCTAATAGATACAATGTTATTATTTGCAAATGGATCCATCAAAAATAATACCTTATATTCATCACTTGATATAAGTTTCGTTCTATAACCATATGAATTAGAATGCCTTAAATGGCTTGTGTATATAGGATGAATATCATAAGATTGATTATGATTAATTTCATCTTTAGAAGTCGACCAATATAAAAATTGACGACCTTCAATTTCATCAGGTTCAGGATAAGTAATATTATCTATATCTAAATCACTATGATTATCAATAGTCTCAATCACTTGGTTATTTGCATTATAAAAATTAATCACTGGGTCATTCTCTTGACCATCACAAGCAATTAAAAAGATAGATAAAAATAGAGTTGTTAAAACAAGTAATTTTTTTATAATCAAAATATACCCCCACTAGACTATATTATAATTGTAAAAACCCTTATATACAAGGCTATCCCTAATATTAAGAGACAAATTTTTAAAAAAATGAAAAACAAGTTTTTCAACTAAAGAGGCGAAAGCCTCTTTTTTGAATGTTAATAGTTTGATAAAATTATTGTATGAATGTTTATGAATATGCAAAACAAGATGCTTATAAGATGCAGCTGCTAAAGCTGGATAAACATGTTTATGAAAACACCATTCATAAGATAGGCAATGCGCCTTTTGCTAGAGAACTAAGACATAAATACACCATTAAAGATATTTTTGTAAGATACTGGTATAAATTTCTTGAAATGTATGCACATATTGACATTAGAGAATATCATTAATAATGTTAATCGGATGATTGCTTGTAAAGATTTTTCTTATGGCTATGTCTTTTATGAATGTCCTAATTGTGATCATTACCATATATCTGGTTTATCTTGTCATTCAAGGTTTTGTGCTTCTTGTGGGAAGATATATAGAGAAAGATGTGCCAATGAAATTGCTAAAAAATGTTTGAATGTACCACACAGACAGTTTGTCTTCTCTATCGCTGAAGAATTAAGAATAAATTTTAGACTTTATAGGAATCTATATCATGAACTATTCAAAGCGGTAGATGATGTTTTTGTTTATCTTATTCAGGGTAAATCAAAAATAGCTAAAAATGATGATAGAGAATTAGGTTATATATCTTTCTTACACACTTTTGGTAGAGATTTAAAATTTAATCCTCATATACATGTCTTAATGGCTGAAAGAATCATTGATAATGATTTAAAGTTTAAAAAGTATGATTACTTTAATTTTGAGTCATTGGGAAAAGCTTTTATGAATCAATTATTAAAAAGAATTTATCATTATTTAAAAGAGAATACTTCAAAATATGAATTAGTGAAATTCTCTAGATTAAGAAATTATCTTTATAAACAACTCAAAGATGGTTTTTATACTTACGGTCCTAAACTTAAGAATAACACAAAGGTTTCTATTAAAAATATCACTAGATATATTGCTAGATATGCTGGACATCCAGCCATGAGTGAATCAAGAATTATTAATGTTAATTATGACAATCATACCATCACGTATTATTATGATCCTCATGAAGATGACGGTTTAGAGAAAAATCAAAAACAGGGTAGACAATATGTGACTGAAAGTGTTTTTAAGTTCATCAAAAAATTAATTATCCTATTTCCCTGATAATTATTTTGGAGGTGGCTAGTATGCCAAAACATTTTTCTACAAAAAAGCGTTATCTAACAGATGACGAAAAAAGAAAAAGAGCGATTGAGTTTAATGAATTTTGTTTAGATATTGAAAAGGTAGATGTTGAAGAATTTGTAAAAAGTGACATCTTTGATGAAACCATTGAACTAAAATGTTTAGATTGTGGTTTTCAAGAAGAAATTGATTATGATATTGTAAGTGAATGTTGGGATTCT harbors:
- a CDS encoding pyridoxal phosphate-dependent aminotransferase; translation: MSKRIVGSHAEYKRLESNILQISQEAKAQKKVYDDVIDATVGMLHHENGDVFKYQVVDDVLKMLSDEETYNYAPVRGKKTFTEGVLNWVFDKNADMIRNDFKYSIIPTTGGSGAISNTFFNFNDFGQKILLPNYYWSPYKNFALEANVELETYPMYDENSRFNIKAFREAALKLAKEQGRLSTLINDPANNPTGLCMDKEDWIEVIKVLNEVDELGYPVILIHDIAYIDFQMKDTQFSREIFETYKNLNNDVLAVVVFSGSKSFSMYGFRVGAQIGISKSQEVIDNFTRVGDYSVRGRFSSVSQPGMNVIDHIFNNKEYLDKYKTELEIGRKLLKDRAALFLKEAEAHKLDILPYCGGFFISVPTKNKNIFEDLKKDRVFVIAMQDIIRIAISSLPISDIPELVKKIKKHI
- a CDS encoding serine hydrolase domain-containing protein, whose translation is MKINKDEIINSMKENNFSGVISIKENNKTILQQAMGYRDRVNKLKNNMDTLFGIASGTKTFTALGILKLAEEGKLNLDDQAFKYIPEIFDTYDSSITIKHLLTHTSGIPDYLDEEVDTIHIDIPTYELLKPTDYLKIMPHTSMKFKPGEKFNYNNSAYIFLSMIIEELTGNYHKYIGEKILKKAKMKHSGFFRMDDLPHNTALGYIEKDKNNRTNIFSLPIIGGGDGGMFTTVNDIHNFWNALINGVIIKKETFNQMIKPHAKANELYYGYGQWLKPYKDLFIPIMIGEDIGVSFESGYNLEDNTSYTVIANNQHDVWPISKIMLK
- a CDS encoding IS91 family transposase, coding for MHILTLENIINNVNRMIACKDFSYGYVFYECPNCDHYHISGLSCHSRFCASCGKIYRERCANEIAKKCLNVPHRQFVFSIAEELRINFRLYRNLYHELFKAVDDVFVYLIQGKSKIAKNDDRELGYISFLHTFGRDLKFNPHIHVLMAERIIDNDLKFKKYDYFNFESLGKAFMNQLLKRIYHYLKENTSKYELVKFSRLRNYLYKQLKDGFYTYGPKLKNNTKVSIKNITRYIARYAGHPAMSESRIINVNYDNHTITYYYDPHEDDGLEKNQKQGRQYVTESVFKFIKKLIILFP
- a CDS encoding IS91 family transposase; the protein is MFVRYWHKFLEMYAHIDIRDSIINNVNRMIACKDFSYGYVFYECPNCDHYHISGLSCHSRFCASCGKIYRERRANEIAKKCLNVPHRQFVFSIAEELRIYLRLYRDLYHELFKAVDDVFVYLIQGKSKIAKNDDRELGYISFLHTFGRDLKFNPHIHVLMAERIIDNDLKFKKYDYFNFESLRKAFMNQLLKRIYHYLKENTSKYELVKFSRLRNYLYKQLKDGFYTYGPKLKNNTKVSIKNITRYIARYARHPAMSESRIINVNYDNHTITYYYDPHEDDGLEKNQKQGRQYVTESVFKFIKKLIILFPRQLFWRWLVCKNIFLQKSVI